The genomic stretch GGCTAATGTAGTTCCGACCCAGGATTTCTTTTTCCTCCACCACAATCTGTTCCCAGCTTTGCGCGCCGGTATTGTATTTTCGGTTGAAAACGGTGAGGTCATTGTCATTTTCCTCACGCAAAAGTTTGCGCAAACGACGCTGGTTCAGAGGATAGACTCCGCGACCGTAATGTTCGGCAGCGTAATAATCATAAACGCCCTGTAGGTTTAGTTTTATAAATTCCTGCCAATCCTGATACAGAGCCGGATTCGGCAATTCCGGGAGTTCAACTTCCGAAAAAGCCAGCCAGGCACCGGGATGATTGTCCGCCAAGCGGCTGCTTTCCTCGTTGTAGCGGGATTCCATGAACTTTTGGAACAGAACTTCATCCTTGTGCAGATATGCCGGAATCAGGTTCAAACGGTTGCTGTCCACATTGCTCTTGATGGAGCTGGAAACCATGAGCAGAAAGGGATAGACCATGGTGACGGCGCCAAGAATCAAGACAATATGGATACTCAGATTCAAGACCCTCACTTTTGGGGATTTGCGACCAACTTTTCCGATGATGCTCATGCGGTTTGCTCCCCATCATCTGTCACGGCGCGGAACTCCATCTTGGACAGATATTTAATTTGCAAAACCGTGAAGCCCATCAAAAGCAGACTGAGAATCCAAGCCATGGCTGTTGCCAATCCAAACCGCAGATACAGGTAGGCTTTTTCAAAAATCAAAAGATCGGCGACGCGGGTGGCTTCGTTGGGACCGCCAAAGGTCATCACCAAAATGAAATCGCTGCTTTGAGCGGCAACGATGAACGCGGAAATAAATTGAATGATTATCAAACCCTTCAGGCTGGGAAAAACAATATGGCGCAGCTTGGAACGGAAACCGGCACCGTCGATATCCGCGGCTTCATAAAGTTCCGGTGGGATGTTTTTTAGCGCCGCCAAATAAATCAGCGAACCCGGCCCCACTCCAGCCCAAACCGTGGGCAAAACCACGCAAAGCATGGCCAGCGCTTCGTCTTTAATCCACATGCTTTTGGGCAAACCCAGCGCCAGGAGAATCTGGTTCAAAATACCCAGATCAGAAGGGTCGTAAAGCAGTTTCCACAAATAGATTACGATGACGCCGCTAATCACCGCGGGCAGATAGAACAGGACGCGGTAAAGCATTTTGCCACGGGACACTTCCTGCAATAAAATAGCCAAAAAGATGGGCGGGAAAAATCCCAGACCCAGCATTAAAGCCATGTAATACAAGGTTTTGCCAACAGAAGCCCACCAACTGGGGTCGAAAAGCACCTCCGCGAAATTCCCAAAACCAATCCAAGGGCTGGCGCCAACGATGTGATAATCCTGAAAAGCCATCAGCGAGCCAGTTATCATGGGCAGGTATTTCCAAACGATGATGGTGACCACCGCCGGAGCTAAAAGCAGAATGACCCAGATCTTATAATTGAAACGCAGCTTGCCTTGGGCGGGGTTTTCCGGTGAAAGCAGCTTCCAAACCCGCCAAAGCGTGAAACTGAAGGCCAGAAGAATGAGCGCGGCAATCAGGGTTGCCAGCCGCTCTCGTTTGACTTTGGTTTCGGGTGGGATATGACCAATCATTTCCTGGTTTGTGCGTGCTTCACCTTTGTTGAGGGTCGCCAAAATCAATTCGCGCAGCTTTTTAGGATCTTCTGGCAATTTCCCTTTCAAACCCAGCGCCACCAGCTCTTCCAGCGGATGGGTCATATATTCATAAAC from Candidatus Cloacimonadota bacterium encodes the following:
- a CDS encoding ABC transporter permease subunit, giving the protein PFLWAAGGDAVSYDPVKQEWRASFAGEAGADAMEFYLRLVTTRWKDNRGREQTGFALREGDWGYLWQEGKIGMRMDYLSQQNMGGVYDPNLYAFAPSPAGPSGRGGSEINCRMMGIFSGAGVSNNSGVGDRDPEAVRQAAWEYIRFYDSEEARQIRMKIMVDSGYGRMQNPVFLKRYGYEEYLRYAPAGWLETFETAMREGRPEPFGDNCQKVYEYMTHPLEELVALGLKGKLPEDPKKLRELILATLNKGEARTNQEMIGHIPPETKVKRERLATLIAALILLAFSFTLWRVWKLLSPENPAQGKLRFNYKIWVILLLAPAVVTIIVWKYLPMITGSLMAFQDYHIVGASPWIGFGNFAEVLFDPSWWASVGKTLYYMALMLGLGFFPPIFLAILLQEVSRGKMLYRVLFYLPAVISGVIVIYLWKLLYDPSDLGILNQILLALGLPKSMWIKDEALAMLCVVLPTVWAGVGPGSLIYLAALKNIPPELYEAADIDGAGFRSKLRHIVFPSLKGLIIIQFISAFIVAAQSSDFILVMTFGGPNEATRVADLLIFEKAYLYLRFGLATAMAWILSLLLMGFTVLQIKYLSKMEFRAVTDDGEQTA